The genomic DNA CCTCCGCCTCCGCCGGTCGAGTCCGGCATGGACCTCGACAAGATCTTCAAGGCGTACGACATTCGCGGCCTGGTGGACAGCCAGATCACGAAGACCCTCGCATGGAAAGTGGGCTTCGGCACGGCCACGCACCTGCTGGAGCGCCTCGAGCCAGAAGCACGGTTCAAGCCCAAAGCGCAGGAGGTCGTCGTCGGGCACGACATGCGGCCGACGAGCGGGGACCTGGCCCGCGCTGTGGCCGAAGGAATCCGTGCGGCCGGCGTCGGGGCGTGCGTCATCGGCGAGGTGGAAACCCCCGCCGTTTACTTCGCGGTCGGCAGCCTAGCGGCGCTCGGCGGCGTCATGGTCACCGCCAGCCACAACCCCGTCACGTACAACGGATTCAAGATCACGGGGCCGGGGGCCATCCCCGTCGGCATCGGGTCGGGTCTCGAAAAGATTAAGGAGATCGTCGCACAGACGGCCAACACCGACAAGCCCGCATCCGGACCTCTCCGCATGTACGACATCTCCAGCGCGTACCTGCTGCACCTGAAAAAGTTCGCCGGCGAAATCCGTCCGATGAAGATCGTCGTCGACACCTCGAACGGCATGGCGTCAAAATGGACGCCCAGCCTCCTGAGGGAGTACAACCTCCAGGTCGAGGGCCTCAACTACGAGCGCGCCGGCCGATTCAAGCACGAACCGAATCCCCTGAAGGAAGCGAACCTCGAGGAACTGAAAGCCCGCCTCCGCGCCTCCGGGGCCGCCCTCGGCGCGTGCTTCGACGGCGACGCCGACCGCGTCGGTTTCGTGGACGAGAACGGCGAGGGGGTCTCGAACGACCTCATCACGGCCCTGCTGGCGCCCGGCGTCCTGGCCCGGGAGCGGGGCGCGACGATCGTCTACGACCTCAGGTCCAGTTGGGCCCTGCGCGAGGAGATCTTGTCCCACGGCGGCGTGCCGAGACGCGAACGCGTCGGCCACAGTTTCCTCAAGGCCGCCATGCGCGAGACGAACGCCCCGTTCGGGGGGGAACTGTCGGGACATTCCTACTACCGCGACAACTACTTCTGCGACAACGCCGTCATTACGCTGCTAAAGGTCCTGACGGTCCT from Planctomycetota bacterium includes the following:
- a CDS encoding phosphomannomutase/phosphoglucomutase: MSIDPSESRRCPDEKYPITEAICRGRRSRHFPKCKTCKWRDVADQPPPPPVESGMDLDKIFKAYDIRGLVDSQITKTLAWKVGFGTATHLLERLEPEARFKPKAQEVVVGHDMRPTSGDLARAVAEGIRAAGVGACVIGEVETPAVYFAVGSLAALGGVMVTASHNPVTYNGFKITGPGAIPVGIGSGLEKIKEIVAQTANTDKPASGPLRMYDISSAYLLHLKKFAGEIRPMKIVVDTSNGMASKWTPSLLREYNLQVEGLNYERAGRFKHEPNPLKEANLEELKARLRASGAALGACFDGDADRVGFVDENGEGVSNDLITALLAPGVLARERGATIVYDLRSSWALREEILSHGGVPRRERVGHSFLKAAMRETNAPFGGELSGHSYYRDNYFCDNAVITLLKVLTVLSSHPEQTFSELVKPLRRYSTTGEVNFEVRDKAGLIKRLARTFSDGKVDFLDGVTVEYADWWFNCRPSNTEPLLRLCLEAKTPELRDEKYEQLIQILGEPSHH